Proteins encoded in a region of the Labrus bergylta chromosome 9, fLabBer1.1, whole genome shotgun sequence genome:
- the LOC109998506 gene encoding N-acetyllactosaminide beta-1,3-N-acetylglucosaminyltransferase 2-like, whose product MARRYYCLRKVIVCVCTPCILLVLLFFYITIVVCLSMNNNATPGIVGKSSSHFIASGTYRNKSFSPFPKTFWELHWQGDAYWNRLQLAIDRNFNPILRPNNNVKRRFQNSKFHESLLWKSFSEVSDLDSKSGEFQKLPQQMQDFVSHMQRRDYPILNQPDGVCGAGAKGEKEPPLLLLAIKSTEFNFKSRQAIRQTWGQVGWIAGGKRNNSEGKESGGYVRRVFLIGKEDPQELGVDTTELLKLESKHYGDILQWDFKDTFFNLTLKDVLFWSWFTQFCNQIQFVFKGDDDVFVNSLNMIAFLQDQLDMPQAHKTLQDFMVGDVIGAALPSRVNKSKYFIPDSFYKGLYPMYAGGGGVLYSGLLVKRLHSISKRVHMFPIDDVYVGMCMYRLNAHPVHHPAFLTFDFPAKEEEAVCSYHRILLVHKRSPVQVVRLWADVKQTQRQCWDVPLRDGNKKKKKTLSATSQ is encoded by the coding sequence ATGGCGCGGCGCTACTATTGCCTGCGTAAAGTGATCGTCTGTGTGTGCACCCCATGCATCTTGCTGGTCCTGCTATTCTTCTACATAACTATCGTGGTCTGCTTGTCCATGAATAACAATGCAACCCCGGGGATCGTGGGTAAAAGTAGCAGTCACTTCATAGCCTCAGGAACTTATAGAAACAAGAGCTTTTCCCCATTCCCTAAAACTTTCTGGGAGCTCCACTGGCAAGGTGATGCCTACTGGAACCGGCTCCAGCTGGCGATAGACCGCAATTTCAACCCCATCTTGCGCCCCAACAACAATGTGAAGAGGCGATTTCAAAACAGTAAGTTTCACGAGTCCCTGCTGTGGAAAAGTTTCTCTGAAGTTAGCGATTTGGACAGCAAAAGTGGAGAGTTTCAAAAGCTGCCGCAGCAGATGCAGGACTTTGTGAGCCACATGCAAAGGAGGGACTATCCAATCCTCAACCAGCCAGACGGAGTGTGTGGAGCCGGGGCAAAGGGCGAGAAGGAGCCACCTCTGCTTCTACTGGCCATCAAGTCAACTGAGTTCAATTTTAAAAGCCGGCAGGCCATTAGACAAACCTGGGGCCAAGTTGGATGGATAGCAGGAGGGAAGAGGAACAATAGTGAGGGAAAAGAAAGTGGAGGGTACGTTCGTAGGGTGTTTCTGATAGGCAAAGAAGACCCTCAAGAGCTGGGTGTGGATACAACAGAGCTACTAAAGCTGGAGAGTAAACATTATGGAGACATTCTGCAGTGGGACTTCAAGGACACGTTTTTTAACCTCACCCTGAAGGATGTGCTCTTCTGGAGCTGGTTCACACAATTCTGTAACCAGATCCAATTTGTCTTTAAGGGGGACGACGACGTCTTTGTCAACTCCCTGAATATGATAGCCTTCCTCCAGGACCAGCTCGATATGCCACAAGCACACAAGACCTTACAAGACTTCATGGTTGGAGATGTCATAGGGGCAGCCTTACCCAGCAGAGTCAACAAGTCCAAGTACTTTATTCCTGACAGCTTCTACAAGGGCCTGTATCCTATGTATGCAGGCGGTGGAGGAGTGCTTTACTCAGGACTGCTGGTCAAACGCCTGCACAGCATCTCTAAAAGGGTTCACATGTTCCCCATTGACGATGTTTATGTCGGGATGTGTATGTATCGGCTTAACGCTCACCCTGTTCACCACCCAGCCTTCCTCACGTTTGACTTCCCTGCAAAGGAAGAGGAGGCGGTGTGTTCTTACCACAGAATCCTACTGGTTCACAAACGAAGCCCCGTCCAGGTAGTCAGACTTTGGGCTGatgtgaaacagacacagagacagtgtTGGGACGTGCCCCTCAGAGatggaaacaagaaaaaaaaaaaaacactgagtgcAACTTCACAGTGA
- the eif1ad gene encoding probable RNA-binding protein EIF1AD: protein MSQATKRKHVVKEVLGDFVTPTETQTIVKIISSRGNNLHESVTAQGESFLVSMPTKFRKNLWIKRGDYVIVDPIEEGEKVKAEISFILYKDHIQYLQQQQLWPEGFKEELSERDVTNKQQEKDDEKGQEEEDSNSEEDDDSDLFVNTNRCNYQYIESEEEDEESQEEDDDDKEDMTENGS from the exons ATGTCACAGGCCACAAAACGTAAACACGTCGTCAAGGAAGTTCTTGGAGACTTCGTCACtcccacagaaacacagacaattGTGAAG ATCATCAGTAGCCGTGGAAACAACCTCCATGAAAGCGTCACGGCGCAGGGTGAGAGCTTCCTGGTCAGCATGCCCACCAAGTTCCGCAAAAACCTGTGGATCAAGAGAG GGGATTATGTGATTGTGGATCCTattgaggaaggagagaaagtgaaagcAGAGATCAGCTTCATTCTATACAAAGATCACATTCAGTACctgcaacaacagcagctctg GCCAGAGGGGTTTAAGGAGGAGCTGTCGGAGCGGGATGTGACGAACAaacagcaggaaaaagacgATGAAAAaggacaggaagaagaagatagCAACTCTGAAGAGGATGATGACAGTGACCTGTTTGTGAACACCAACCGATGTAATTACCAGTACATCGAAagtgaggaggaagatgaggagagtcaggaagaagatgatgatgacaaaGAGGACATGACAGAAAATGGTTCATAG